The Aerococcus christensenii genome segment TAGCATGGGCTTCAACCGCTTTTAAGGAATGGCTAGCAGACGAGACCCGAAAAAAGAAAGTCTTTGATAGCAAACGAACACGGATTATGTTAGAAAGAGCGGGAGTGACTTTTGAAGGGGTGGAAGAAGACCTCTTGATTGCGGCTTATTTGATCTATGCTAAAGATTTAAGCGGGGACCTTGCTCAAATTGCGATGGAATTAGGTCAAACCCAATTACCTTTTGAAGAGCAAATCTATGGAAAAGGCAAAAATCGCAGCCTTCCAGAAGATCAAACGAAAGTAGAAGCATATCTTGCCCAAAAGGTTGCTATGATAGATACTTTGTTGCCAATGCTTTGGAAGCGTCTAGAAGAAGATCAGTTGATGGATTTATATCGGCAAATGGAATTACCTTTAGCTAAGGTCTTGGCCAATATGGAAAGTCAAGGGATGTATGTATCTATAGATAGCCTAAAATCTTTGGCAGAAGAATATAAGGAACAACTTAAAGTCTTAGAAGAGGCGATTTATCAAGAAGCCGGAGAAAGCTTTAACATTAACTCTACCCAACAACTTAGTCATATTTTATTTGAAAAAATGGGACTGAAGGGGGGCAAGAAGACGAAATCCGGAAAGTATTCGACCGCTCAAGGAGAATTAGAAAAATTAAAAGGAGAAGCTATTATTGATTTGATTTTAGACTATCGCCAATTAGCTAAACTCCAATCGACTTATGTGGAAGGTATTCTAGATGATATTCATACCCAAGATCAGAAAGTGCATACGCGCTTTATCCAAACCCTAACCACGACAGGACGGTTAAGTTCGGCAGACCCTAATCTTCAAAATATTCCGATTCGAACAGAAGAGGGGCGAAAAATTCGGAAAGCCTTTCTATCAGAGAAAGAAGATTGGGTGATTTTCTCATCCGATTATTCTCAAATTGAATTAAGGGTATTGGCACATATGTCAGGAGATAAACACTTGAGAGAAGCCTTCCTAAAAGGGAAAGATATTCATACCGCTACTGCCAGCAAGGTCTTCCACAAACCAGAAGAAGATGTCAGTTCAGAGGAAAGACGAAAAGCCAAGGCCGTTAATTTCGGCATTGTGTATGGTATTAGTGACTATGGTCTCAGCCAAAATCTTCATATCTCTAGAGCAGAAGCCAAACAGTTTATAGACAAATATTTTGAAATTTATCCTGATGTAGCGAAATATATGACGCGAAGTGTAGAAGTGGCTAAAGAAAAGGGCTATGCCGAAACGCTCTTTCATCGGAGACGGTATTTGCCGGATTTGAAAGCTAAAAACTTTAATCTGCGCTCTTTTGCGGAAAGAACGGCTATGAATTCTCCTATCCAAGGCACCGCAGCGGATATCATCAAAGTGGCCATGCTCCATATGGCAAAAGTCCTAGAGAAGAGCGATTTAAAGTGCAATTTGTTATTGCAAGTCCACGATGAGTTGATTTTTGAAGTGGCTAAAAGTGACCTTGCTCGTTTAGAAGCACTTGTAAGGCAAGTGATGGAAGAAGCCGTGAGCCTTTCTATTCCTTTGGTTGTAGATTGTAACTACGGAAAAACCTGGTACGATGTCAAGTAAAGAAGTGGAGGATGAACAATGACCTATCGTTTGGGACTTACAGGTTCGATTGCAACAGGAAAGTCGACGGTTAGTCGCTATTTTAAACACTTAGGCTTTCCTGTCGTGGACGCAGATCTTGTGGCCCGCCAAGTCGTAGAGCCCGGAGAAGAAGGCTTAGAGGCCATCGTGAAGGAATTTGGAGAAGAGTATGTCTTCCCTAATGGCCTTTTAAATCGTAAAAAATTAGCGACAACGATTTTTTCAAACCCAGAAGCGCGAAAACGTCTTAATCGGGTGGTGCAACCTTGCATTCAGTCTAAAATAAAAGAAAAGGTGAAAAACTACGAGGCAGAGGGGAAAGACTTGATTGTTTTAGATATTCCACTGCTTTATGAGATGAAATATGAGCAAGAAGTGGATGCTGTCATGGTGGTTTATGTGCCGGAAAGTATCCAACTTAAGCGTCTAATGGCGAGAGATCATCTGGAGGAGTCAGAAGCCATTGAGCGAATGATTTCTCAAATGAATATTGAGCAAAAAGTCCGCCGAGCAGATGTTATCATTGATAATACGGATACTATCCACTCTACAGAACAGCAAGTGGAAGCTTGGCTAGCAATTAATGGTTTTGCCCCTTCATAATGAATGAAAATCAGGCATCCTCTTGGAGAGTTTAAGATCAGATACGATCTTTCTTAGCGACTCTTTAAGTCGGGATGCTTTTTTGAATTTTAGTAGGCGAGTCATTCTAGTCGATAAAAAGCATAATAATTTGTGATTTATAAGGGAAAAACAGAGGTTCTTGTTGAAGAATATGGACTTTTAAAGATATAATATAATAAGAAAAAGAGGAGGAAATAAAAGCAAAAAAGGATCCTTTCATCCAAAGTTTCACTGAAGAAAAAGGGACGCTCCTCCTCCCTTCCAGTAGGTTGAATAAGTTTGTATTAAGGAGGTTAAGGGAATATGCGATGCCCAAGATGCCATGAAAGTAACACGAAAGTGATTGATTCTAGGCCGGTAGAGGATAATTTCTCTATTCGGCGTCGTCGCTTATGTAGTCATTGTGATTTTCGCTTTACAACCTTTGAAAGTATTGAAGAAAAACCCCTTTTAGTCGTTAAGAGGGATGGAACTCGGGAAGAGTTTTCAGATAAAAAATTATTGCAAGGCTTGGTACGCTCTTGTGAGAAACGTCCAATTGCTTTGGAAACGTTGGAAAATGTTGTGAAGCAAATTGAGTCAGAGGTGCGACAAAAGGAACAAAATGAAGTGCCATCGACTTTAATTGGTGAGATGGTTATGGATATTCTGCCTTCTATTGATGAAGTGGCTTATATCCGTTATGCGAGTGTGTATCGGCATTTTGAAGATCCAACAGTCTTTTTAGAAGAGATCAAGCAACTCAAAGCAATGCAAGCCTCGAACGAAGATAAAACACGCGAAGAAGCTAAGGGAAAGACAGAAGAGAATTAAAACAAAGAGAAGGGAGAGAACATTGTGAACAATTGGGAAACGTTAAATCCTAGAGAAGGGCTACGGATTATCCTTCACTCTCCCTTTACAGATTGGGATTTTAAGGTACTAAGCTATCTTTATCAACCAATTATTGGAGCCAAGGCTTTTGCTTTATATATGACGCTTTTGACCTATTTGAAAAAGGGAGCGACAAGTTCAGAGGACCTTTCTCATGCCCAATTGATGGATCAATTGGTATTTAGTAAGGAAGACTATATTAGAAGTCGCCATCGTTTAGAAGGAATTGGCCTACTCAATGTGTTTATGAATAAAAAGAAATGGGAAGAACCACAAGTCCTTTATCAATTACTTGCGCCAGTTTCTTCTGATAAGTTCTTTCAAGATGCCATTATGTCTACTCTCCTCTTGGATCATGTGGGGGAGAAAAGATTTAATCAACTCAAAGAACAGTTTTCCTTATCCGAATATGCAACGATTAAAGCCGAAGACTGGGACAATATCACGATTAGTTTTCAAGACGCTTATCATCAGGTGAGTTCGTATGCCAAAGAGGCCACAGCCTCCTTCGATACTCTTATCCATGTCTCTTCTCCCAAACAATTGTTAGACAAAAAACAAATGACTTTTGATATGAAGTATTTTGTGGAATTAGTGAGAGGAAACTTCCTCAGCGAAAATGCAGTAACGAATACAGTGAAACAAATGACGCTCTCTCTTCACCAGCTTTATGGGATGGGAGAGGAAGATTTAGCCAAGTTCCTTCTGCAGGCTGCAGATATTCGCACCAATCAAGTCGATGTTTCTTATTACCAAAGTTTAGCCGTGAAAGCCGCTGAAGAAACTTCTTTAAAAGCTTCTCAAATTCAAAGGACGGAAAAGGTTCCCACTCCTCCCCTTTCACCCCCTCCATTAGATGCGGCTAGTCAACAGTTAGTCCAATTAGCTAAAGCCTATCCGCCTGCCAGCTTTGCACGCTCTATCAAAGAACAAAAGGGCGGTTATCTAACCACTAAAGAAGGCCATCTCCTTCAGAAATTACTCAATCAACAGGTGATTGATCCAG includes the following:
- a CDS encoding DnaD domain protein; protein product: MNNWETLNPREGLRIILHSPFTDWDFKVLSYLYQPIIGAKAFALYMTLLTYLKKGATSSEDLSHAQLMDQLVFSKEDYIRSRHRLEGIGLLNVFMNKKKWEEPQVLYQLLAPVSSDKFFQDAIMSTLLLDHVGEKRFNQLKEQFSLSEYATIKAEDWDNITISFQDAYHQVSSYAKEATASFDTLIHVSSPKQLLDKKQMTFDMKYFVELVRGNFLSENAVTNTVKQMTLSLHQLYGMGEEDLAKFLLQAADIRTNQVDVSYYQSLAVKAAEETSLKASQIQRTEKVPTPPLSPPPLDAASQQLVQLAKAYPPASFARSIKEQKGGYLTTKEGHLLQKLLNQQVIDPGSLNILIHYYLVTESQSSLQANVVEATVNDWAQKGVRSPEQAVQYLNQRAMAIYQKKTAKLQKKKTYGRKTYQEVQPKWLKQKEKTDQKKEVPQKVDEGKTKALEKRIKALQKEDKA
- the nrdR gene encoding transcriptional regulator NrdR, producing the protein MRCPRCHESNTKVIDSRPVEDNFSIRRRRLCSHCDFRFTTFESIEEKPLLVVKRDGTREEFSDKKLLQGLVRSCEKRPIALETLENVVKQIESEVRQKEQNEVPSTLIGEMVMDILPSIDEVAYIRYASVYRHFEDPTVFLEEIKQLKAMQASNEDKTREEAKGKTEEN
- the coaE gene encoding dephospho-CoA kinase (Dephospho-CoA kinase (CoaE) performs the final step in coenzyme A biosynthesis.); protein product: MTYRLGLTGSIATGKSTVSRYFKHLGFPVVDADLVARQVVEPGEEGLEAIVKEFGEEYVFPNGLLNRKKLATTIFSNPEARKRLNRVVQPCIQSKIKEKVKNYEAEGKDLIVLDIPLLYEMKYEQEVDAVMVVYVPESIQLKRLMARDHLEESEAIERMISQMNIEQKVRRADVIIDNTDTIHSTEQQVEAWLAINGFAPS
- the polA gene encoding DNA polymerase I, with translation MTQSNKLLLFDGSSLAFRAFYGLHDLDRFKNKEGLHTNALYAFHLMLTHLLEVEKPTHALVAWDAGKTTFRTKMYKDYKGGRASTPTEFREQMPFFNRLLDGFGISHTELVNYEADDIIGTLAMQAAEKGLEVVIVSGDKDLTQLARDHVRVEITRKGVTQLATYTPESILQNQGIRPEQIIDVKALMGDSSDNYPGVTGIGEKIALKLIQDFGSVEGVYENLDQVTGKKRLENLKNDKEQAFLSKTLAKIILDAPVEVKVEELAIPDKNIPLLTDFYREMNFNQFLTQLLGEEKQGEISENQDLSVDYEWVSEITEEQIPTESAAFYVEMLETNYHLGKILALVWKKKDKIYGAFPEVAWASTAFKEWLADETRKKKVFDSKRTRIMLERAGVTFEGVEEDLLIAAYLIYAKDLSGDLAQIAMELGQTQLPFEEQIYGKGKNRSLPEDQTKVEAYLAQKVAMIDTLLPMLWKRLEEDQLMDLYRQMELPLAKVLANMESQGMYVSIDSLKSLAEEYKEQLKVLEEAIYQEAGESFNINSTQQLSHILFEKMGLKGGKKTKSGKYSTAQGELEKLKGEAIIDLILDYRQLAKLQSTYVEGILDDIHTQDQKVHTRFIQTLTTTGRLSSADPNLQNIPIRTEEGRKIRKAFLSEKEDWVIFSSDYSQIELRVLAHMSGDKHLREAFLKGKDIHTATASKVFHKPEEDVSSEERRKAKAVNFGIVYGISDYGLSQNLHISRAEAKQFIDKYFEIYPDVAKYMTRSVEVAKEKGYAETLFHRRRYLPDLKAKNFNLRSFAERTAMNSPIQGTAADIIKVAMLHMAKVLEKSDLKCNLLLQVHDELIFEVAKSDLARLEALVRQVMEEAVSLSIPLVVDCNYGKTWYDVK